A region from the Sphingobacteriales bacterium genome encodes:
- the rplF gene encoding 50S ribosomal protein L6, which produces MSRVGKLPITIPSKTEVSVADNNVVTVKGPKGTLSERVDRDIIVKVEDGKITFERPTEQKRHKALHGLYRSLVNNMVVGASDGYKKTLDVVGVGFRASNQGQLLELSIGYSHPVYVLLPDEIKVTTVSEKGQPPRILLESTDKQLIGQVAAKIRSLRKPEPYKGKGIKYTEEILRKKAGKSAGKK; this is translated from the coding sequence ATGTCACGCGTAGGAAAATTACCAATAACAATACCGTCAAAAACGGAAGTGAGCGTTGCAGATAATAACGTAGTCACTGTGAAAGGACCAAAAGGAACTTTGTCTGAAAGAGTAGACAGAGATATTATCGTTAAGGTAGAAGACGGTAAAATCACTTTTGAACGTCCGACAGAACAAAAACGTCATAAAGCACTGCATGGGTTGTACAGATCACTTGTAAACAATATGGTCGTGGGTGCAAGTGATGGCTATAAAAAAACATTGGATGTCGTGGGTGTTGGTTTTCGTGCCAGCAACCAGGGACAACTGCTGGAATTATCCATCGGTTACTCTCACCCTGTGTATGTTTTATTGCCGGATGAGATTAAAGTGACGACAGTATCTGAAAAAGGGCAGCCTCCCCGCATTCTGCTGGAGAGCACAGATAAACAATTGATTGGTCAGGTAGCTGCAAAAATCAGAAGTTTAAGGAAACCGGAGCCGTATAAAGGAAAAGGTATTAAATATACGGAAGAGATATTACGTAAAAAAGCGGGTAAATCTGCAGGTAAAAAATAA
- a CDS encoding 50S ribosomal protein L18 → MAVTKLSRREKIKYRIRRKLGGTADRPRLCIFRSNSEIYAQIIDDVTRKTLVSVSSLKVNGTKTEQAKAVGTAIAEKAKAANISAVVFDRNGFLYHGRVKALADAARESGLQF, encoded by the coding sequence ATGGCAGTAACGAAACTATCCAGAAGAGAAAAAATCAAATACAGAATTCGCCGTAAACTGGGCGGGACTGCAGATCGTCCGAGATTATGCATTTTCCGAAGCAACAGTGAAATCTACGCTCAGATAATTGATGACGTAACACGTAAAACATTGGTATCCGTTTCATCCCTTAAGGTGAATGGTACTAAGACAGAGCAGGCAAAAGCAGTGGGTACCGCCATAGCTGAAAAAGCGAAAGCAGCCAACATTTCTGCAGTGGTTTTTGACAGGAATGGATTTTTATATCACGGCAGGGTGAAAGCATTGGCCGATGCTGCCAGAGAAAGTGGTTTACAATTTTAA